TTAAAACATTGCGTGGCAAAGTACCAATGATCGGTATTTGTCTTGGTCATCAAGCGATCGTTGAAGCCTATGGCGGTGTCGTTGCTGGCGCGGGCGAAATTATTCACGGCAAAGTGTCGATGATGGCGCATGACAATCACACTATCTACCAAGGTTTACCTTCACCGCTAGCCATTGCGCGTTATCACTCACTAGTGGCAACGAAAGTGCCTGACTCATTGGAAGTAACTGCACAGGTTGATGGTCTAGTAATGTCAGTGGCGAATGAACAAGATCGTATCTGTGGCTTTCAGTTTCACCCAGAATCAATTATGACAACATATGGCGCGACACTGCTTAGCAATGCCATCGCATGGGCGACTGAACAGTCTGTCGAAACAAAATCTGCTTA
The Vibrio sp. CB1-14 DNA segment above includes these coding regions:
- a CDS encoding aminodeoxychorismate/anthranilate synthase component II, with amino-acid sequence MSNNPKSVSNELANIVFVDNFDSFTYNLVDQFRSLGHSVKIYRNHISADKIAKAVLDLKNPVVVLSPGPGAPSDAGCMPELIKTLRGKVPMIGICLGHQAIVEAYGGVVAGAGEIIHGKVSMMAHDNHTIYQGLPSPLAIARYHSLVATKVPDSLEVTAQVDGLVMSVANEQDRICGFQFHPESIMTTYGATLLSNAIAWATEQSVETKSA